In one Nicotiana sylvestris chromosome 8, ASM39365v2, whole genome shotgun sequence genomic region, the following are encoded:
- the LOC138874820 gene encoding uncharacterized protein: MFPHIHLPRGFKTPKFEKYDGHGDPIAHLKRYRNQLRGAGGKEELPMAYFGESLVGVAFEWFIDQDISHWHVWDDMAQAFVKQFQYNIDIAPDHNSLSNMKKKLTESFREYAIKWREQAARVKLPMDNHELITVFLEAQEPDYFQNMMSAMCRPFAEAIKIGEMIENGLKTGRIVSQATLKATTQAIQNGSGSFANRKKRDEGTSPAPRGPQPQQQNFRAPYNARPRKDYGREQRPAEKFTPLAESYSSLFQKLKQMGVIGPITPHHMHPNSHEFQANARCEYHSGAPGHSTDDCWTLKGAIERLISEKLIVVTNGEDPPNVTNNPLPEHNDVHFVGMICRDQEYKPVDQTEMRVGAIQEGTSLEVRPSQDVSLIVKGAPNSKKVTLFVPKVLRLEVRSNVPSPRLYVLGGHPVTR, from the exons atgttccctcatatCCATTTGCCACGAgggttcaaaaccccaaaatttgagaaatatgatggacaCGGCGACCCTATCGCCCACTTGAAAAGGTACCGCAACCAGCTGAGGGGTGCAGGAGGAAAGGAAGAGCTGCCGATGGCTTACTTTGGGGAAAGCCTTGTGGGGGTAGCTTTCGAATGGTTCATTGACCAAGACATCTCTCACTGGCATGTTTGGGATGACATGGCCCAAGCCTTCGTCAAGcaattccaatacaacattgatattgcaccAGACCACAATTCCCTAtccaatatgaagaaaaagctgacggaaagctttagggagtacgccatcaagtggagggagcaagcggccagagttaagCTGCCCATGGATAATCATGAGTTGATCACTGTCTTTTTGGAGGCTCAAGAGCctgattatttccaaaacatgatgtctgcaatgTGTAGGCCTTTTgctgaagcaatcaagataggggaAATGATCGAAAATGGCCTAAAGACTGGCAGAATTGTAAGTCAGGCTACTCTCAAAGCCACCACCCAAGCGATCCAAAATGGGTCGGGAAGTTTTGCAAATAGGAAAAAGAGAGATGAAG GTACGTCACCAGCTCCAAGGGGCCCCCAACCTCAGCAACAAAATTTTCGGGCACCCTACAATGCTCGTCCAAGGAAGGATTATGGTCGAGAGCAGAGGCCAGCAGAAAAATTCACTCCATTGGCTGAATCATACTCTAGTCTATTCCAAAAGCTGAAGCAAATGGGCGTGATTGGACCCATCACTCCCCACCACATGCATCCGAATTCACATGAATTTCAAgcaaatgctagatgtgaatatcatTCAGGTGCCCCGGGGCATAGCACCGATGACTGTTGGACTCTGAAAGGTGCCATAGAAAGACTCATTTCTGAAAAATTAATTGTAGTAACGAATGGCGAGGACCCTCCTAATGTGACAAACAACCCGTTGCCGGAACACAATGATGTTCATTTCGTGGGAATGATTTGTCGAGATCAGGAATACAAGCCGGTCGACCAAACAGAAATGAGAGTGGGAGCAATTCAAGAAGGAACAAGTCTGGAAGTAAGACCAAGCCAAGATGTGTCGTTGATTGTGAAAGGCGCCCCAAACTCAAAAAAGGTAACTTTATTTGTGCCCAAGGTCTTGAGGTTAGAGGTTCGCTCCAATGTTCCAAGCCCAAGGTTGTATGTCCTTGGAGGCCACCCCGTCACAAGGTAG